Genomic segment of Pseudorca crassidens isolate mPseCra1 chromosome 10, mPseCra1.hap1, whole genome shotgun sequence:
GGTCTTGTTCCCCCTCCCTGAGCATGTGCTGCATCTGAGAGGGGCCCCATCAGTACCACTCAGATGGTCGTGGTGTCCCAGTGGCTCCGGAGGCCCCTGCCTCACATCCTTCCTCACAGAGGTGCACTGTGGTGGGCACGGATTGCTTCCACGTGCCCACCATCTGGACCTCCCACTCCTCGTAGCAGTGCCCCAATCTCCCTTTGGAGACATGGTTTGTGGACTTGCCCCCATCCCTTCTATGACCAGCTTGGGACCTCAGCCTGGCCAATCAGAGCATTCCATCTCTCTGGCCATAGTGGCTGATACAGAGATTGACGCATGACCCAGGTGAGTGCACTAAGATCCACCCCCACAACTTTTGCTGGAACTATCAGGAAAGGGCCATCCTTTTCCACTGAGGTCACCAAGCTTGGAGCTCCTGGTGGcctcctctgccaccacaggaGACAGCCTGCCTGAGGATGAAGCCAACATGAAGGAAAGCAGAGTGAGGGACAGAGACAGATTCCTGGTGACATTGTTTACGCACCTGGATCCAGCTGTACCTGAAGTCATCCCAGAAATCTATTCCTCGACTTTTCCATTACATGGGCCTATAAATTTACTCTTTTGCTAAAGCCAGTTTGAACTGGAGTTCTTTTACTTGTAAATGAAAGAAATCTAAGTTTCTTTCCAAATCAAAGAGCTCCTTTACCAACCACAGGTGGCAGGTCCACCAAAGCTTTGCCATCTGGCTTCTTAGAAGGATGGCCTGGGCCTGGATGAGCCACAGGTATCATTAACCCAACACAACTTTGAAGAGTTTCACTCCTCATGGTTTCTTGTTTCCCTTTAAAGATTTATAAATACGTGAAAGGACGTCAAGCCCAAAAGGCAGCAACCCACTGTTTGCAAAGCCCTGTGAACAGGCACTTTGTTTAGTCAATCAACCAACCTTCCTTCACTCTTCCTCCATTTAGTCCCTGCAATGGGTTATAAATAAGGGTTTGCCCGGGCCCGGATCCTCAGAGAGATAAGAATCTCACCTTGGGTGCTCTTCTGTATTCACTTCCCCTCCACGTGAGCACGAAGCGGTCTCCTCTCTGAACCCAtggcctcccttcctccctgcagaCCCTCgtacctccccccgcccccgacccACAGATTGCTTGATGGGCTCCACTTGGTCTCGAGAAACACTCACTGAGGTGACAGGGCACCTACAATGCACAGAGCTCTGGGGACACAGGGGTGACGAGACAGCGCACCCGCTTGCCTTCCTGAGGGCAGGCAGTAAAAAGCAAGAACGCCCGTGAGAGCACTCAGCTCGGGGCCGGGGAGCCCCGTCTTACCTCTGCCTGCCGGACCCCGAGCACATCTGACACCGCCGGGCGGGCCTGGCTCTGCGCTTGGCCCGGCTGCATGAGGGGCACCGCACCTGCGGACACACGTGGCCTCAGCCCTCGCCCGCCTCCCGGGGAGCAGGCAAAGGGCAACCTGAGACCTGGCTCCAACCCAGCCTGTGACCTTCCCCAAGCTGTCACTTCCCTACTTGCTCTCCCTGGGCCTCGCcccttgtctgtaaaatgcaGTGTATCTTTGGACCCCTCCAGTTGTAGCGTCAGAGACTCTGCATCCTCACATCCCTGTTTCTCCTGAGACCTCAGCCTCTCCTGCTCTTCTCTCAACCCCATGACCCTTGGGACCGTCCCCTGACCAAACAACCACGGccggggcggggagaggggggcAGGCTGGCCCTCCCTGGTGCTGGAGAAGCCCCCAGGGATGGACCAAGCTATGCCCTCACAGCGGGCTCGGGGTGCGCTCCGGAGACATTCCAGGGAAAGCCTGAGGGACAAGGGGGTAAGAGGAGGAGGGGCGGGAGGGAGCAGCAAAGGCCACCAGCGAAGGCCACCGGAGGACACAGAGCAGGTGCAGCCACCGCGGAGCCCCACGGTGCGTGCGGAGCGGGTAGAGGGACGAGCACGCGGCAGGCGGAAGGTGGGTGCAAGGGCGCGTGGGcagagagaggacagaggaggCCGGTTTACTGCAGCAAGTAGTCAGTGTGTGTCCAAGGGGTTAGGCACAAACGGGGAGGTAGGGAGAGCTGAGAACACGTGAGGGGCGTGGACTTACTGCCGGGAAGGCTAGTAGCCTAGAGGATCCTGCAAAGAACGCTGAGGCCACGAGGGCCTGACTGGCGCTTAGGGGCCCGCGCGGGGCTGAATAGTATACGTGGTCGTCCCCACCCGGATTTACATcttccagaacctcagaatgtgaccttatttggaattcatctttgcagatgtaattagtaaAGGTGAGGTCATACTGCAGAAGGGTgggccctacatccaatgactCGTGTCCCTATGGGAAGCCCGtgaggagacagagacacacacagagaagccaGGAAGCAACACGGAGGCAGCGATGGGGCTGAGGCAGCTATAAGCCAAGGACTGCCAGCCGCTGCCAGAAGCCAGGAGGAAAGCATGAGATGGCTCttaaccctgccgacaccttggtattggacatccagcctccagaactcttaGGGGATAAatttgttgctttaagccacccagtttgtggtcatttattACGGCAGCCCCAGGAAGCTAATCCAAGGCCGAGTCTATTGTGTCCCTCAAAGGCCCTGAACTTCACTTCTCGGCCGGCACTGGCCCCTGCACTACAAGTGCTGGTCACTTGCCAGTCTGCCCCTTGGACAGAGGGTCCCTGTGAGAAGGACCCCAGGTCTCAGTCCTCCTGCACccagcaggtactcaataaatgtttgtaggtggagcagaaaaggagagaagaatgaaAATCATAAACCATCAAAGGGAAATAAGGTCAATAGAGACCACCCACTCcaacattcccattttacaggtaggaaGATGGAGGCCCGGAGAGGGAGGATGACTTGTCGGAGGGCCCACTGTTGGCGCAGGGAGCCCCAGGCTGCCAGCCCAGCCCTCCATCCCCACGTGGCCCTGTTCCACATCACATACTCACCAACGGCCACATGTGACTCACCGTGCCGGCCCCGTGGCAGCTGCTGCACTTGTAGCGCCCATGCCCGTGGCATTTGTGGCATTCCTGAGAGTGAACGCTCTCCTTGGTCTGGTTTTCCAAGTACCAGCAGCTCCTGATTTCACCAACCCCACCCCCATGATGTCAGCATCCCAGGTCGAGGTATAACAATTCAGGCCATGGTGGGAAGACGACCATTTGTGACTAGGCTTCCAAAGGGCCTTGAACACCAAGCCAAGGAGATCACATTACCATCTCCCCGGAGCCTCAGCCCAGTCGGCCCTGGATGCTAAGACGGGGAGACCAGGTCTCCGACTCCCATGTCCTAACTCACACTCCCAGGCGAAACCACAAAAGCCAGTATCCTTTGCCCATTAGGTGGCTAAAGTGGTCTTTGGGAATAGAAGCCATAAAAAAACAGAGGGTGTTTTTGCAAAAGGCAGCGAGCGAGCTACTGGAATTCAATGGCTGAATCAAAACAGCTTTTCCACCCTGGAGAACAGAATGAAACACTTTCTTGATCTCTCAAAGTCCTCTTCGTCTTATGATGCTATGAAAACTCAGAGGGTAAAATGACACGCTTGAATCAAGTTCTAAAGTGAAAACAAGGCAGTTAATTAGATGAGCACATACCATAAAACATCTCAGCTGTGGTTTTGTAACACATTAGGTTACCCTCACTACCTGTCCTGATTATATTTCTGTAAAACAGCGTGGATGTCAAATTCTACTCCCCTAATgacttccataaaaaaaaaatcccagtgatgctttaattttattttatatgtttcatTCAGCTGTTTCCCAAcaggtcaaaaaaataaaaaagacaaaaaccctcAGATGGTCTAGGAATGTGAATGCTCGCTATTTAAATCTGGTGACAATTTCGTACCATCCTGTTGCTATGTGAACGCTCCCTAATTTGCACGGAATTTCGTAGGGGACTACATCCCATACGCTGGGTTTTCCTAGAATTCTGCTTACTTGATGGGCAAGGAATAAACCACCAGCCTGGATTTTGGGTTTCCTTTTTCAAAGGATAAAGTTTGAAGAAACTACGGTGCCCGGAAAACCAGCTCCGAGAAAAGGGCAGAGACTCCAGTGAACACATTACCTTGACCAATGATGAGTGAGGGACTTGGAACTTCCTGGTATCTTCCTGAAACATCGGGGGAACCTGGACCTTGATGTCCCAAAGCCTGGGGGAGGTCCCTCTTTGTGGCCCATCCACGGAGTGGTCTGACAGAGAAAGGGGCTGTTCAAAGAGCAGCAAATGGCTGCAAGGACCAGCCttcatttattcaccaaataGTACGGAGCCTTCACCTGGTGCAGGCGTTAAGCTAGAACCTGGGGCCGAGGGACTGGTAGGTAAGGGTCCCCTTAGAGCCTGTGGCTAGGCAGCCAAGCGTCAGAGTTGAACAGACCCGGCTGCCTCCTGCTTCTTGTACTTCCTGGCTGCGGAACTCGACACCAGCTCCTCCACCTATATACACCTCTCTGCCCTGCAATCCTCTCCTCTCTAACCAGGGATAACGGTGGCACCTACCATGGAGCACGGTAGTAAAACTGAACAGCAGAAGGCGTACCAAAGCTTAGCCCAGGGCTGGTACATGCCGAGGGATCAATAAACCAGGATTGTCTTCACTACTGTCACCATCCCCAccatcttctttctcctcctccatcaCAATACAACAGAATATGACATGGGAAGTGCTTTGGACAAGAGCTGCATAAGGCGTTCTGAAAAACTCAGAAGACTGACTCATTCTGCTGGGGAGGGGACAGCAGGGAAGAAATCCTCAAAGGCTTCATAAAAGAGGGGACCCTTGAGCTAAGTCTCGAAGGATGAACCAGAAAACAGATAGGGCACAGAGCTTCCCACAAAGAGAGCCTTAAGCCTCTAGGGGGTCCAGCAGAGGTGACATAGCACACTGAATGGGGTGGGGATCTAGAGACTCGGGGAGGCGCTGGGGGTGGCCCAGGAGGCAGGTAGACGCCCGAGCACACTGGCTGCCTTTGCAGTCTGGCCCCGTGTGGCAGCACCAGCCTGTGGCCAAACGCAAACACTAGACTTTTGCAGGACCTCCTGCAAGCCACTTCCTGGACAGGAAGCGTCTGCTAACGTCAGCCCTGGAAGGTCTCCAGGAGGAAAGGCCACCCTCTCTTTTTATGggggatgggaaactgaggctccgagcAGCAGAGCATCTTCCTCGGGGTTGGCGGCTAAGCCAAGTCCTGACATTCTCCACCAATCCCGGCCATATTCACTCCGAATTAAACTGATTTCAGACAACTCACTTACTGGTAAAGGGCTGAAAAGTCCATTCACTTATCCTGGATTCACTGAAGGTTTCTAGTCGATACTATAAAGGAAAAATAGTGTGTTCACACTCGTGCCCTTAGGAAGACAGAGCCTCATGAGAAAGGATGAAGCTCCCCACCCCTGGGCTCAGCAGGGAGAACAAAGTTCCCAAGCACGGCCAGCGCCCGAGGGCTGCTCAGAACAGGCTGGCAGCAGCGAGGACTCGTGTCGCAGATGCCCTGGGACATATCTGCTGGCGGTCATTCAGCCCCAGGAAACCTCCCCTGACAGACACACCACTGGGCACCTTCAGGATAATGTGTATAATTTCTTTATACACAGAAATGGTCTATGAGGCAAGTTTTGAAGCAAAAATTGCCCTCTGACAGATGGAGGCTGCTGGAATCAGCCACTCCGAGCACCCCTGGGGGAATGTATCTGCCTGAGGTCGAGATCCTCCTTCTTGATCCTCATCCACGGGACCTCGGACATCGCCTGTCTCCTCCTTTTCCATGTGAGGAAAGGgatgctcagagaggtcaggtgactttcccaaggtcacacagctacacaGAGACCTCGTACCTCAAATCCCTGCTCTGACCACTCCCTGCGAGGCTGATTTCTGCAACTGTGTGCCCTCCAGGGGACGGCTATGCCAGTGACACTAGGAAATGTGAACTTAAGCTTGTCCCTGTCAAGGCAGAAGGTGACACAGGTGGGGTCACCTTGCGTGGTCTTGGTACCAAGCACAGGACCTCCCTGGAGCCTCAGGCTTGGGGGTGATGAATAAATACCCCTGGCACAGATGAAACttgggggaggcagagggagctggGATCAGGGGAGGAGACGGCCCTTTCCAGGCCACGCCTCCAGGAAGCAGGTAAGTTGTGTCTTTAAAAACAGGGCTTCGGTGCCCGCAAAcctgtttgaatcccagctcgGTCACTTCTAGCTGCATGTTTGGGGGCAAGTAACTTCATCTCTCTAAATGTCCAATTCCTCCTAACTGGTGACGATGATACCTACCATGAAGGGTAGCTATGAGGATTCGGTGAGACATATAGGTAATGCGCTATCCATGACGCCTAGGGCATTCGAGCTGTTCTCTGGTGATTGACAACCAAGATTCCTCGTATTATAACTCACTACAATGTCACCGCTATTCACACGCACTGTTCCCCAAGACTCCTTTCTCCCCGGCCTCGCCAGGCGCCCTCCGGCCAGCCCTCACCCTGCGCAGGACCTGCTGCTTCAGCTCCAGGATGACGAGGTCACCGGCGGCCGCACTGCCGTAGCAGCACTTGGAGTCCACGAAGCTGAGGAGGGCTTCCCGGGCCACCTCCTCTGTCACCACGGGGACTCTGGTGGGGACCGAGCAGAGGGGCAGTGGTCGGGGAGAGCCTGCGGGCTCACCCAGGCCAGCCAGCCCCCTCACGGTGCCGATGGAAACTAAGGCCCGGAGACAGGGGTCCCCCAACCGTGTCCACAGCAGTGGTAGAGCCCTCGGGCACCCAGCTGGTGAGCGCATCTCCGGCATCAGGAACTGTGTGAACAGATGCCCAGTGGGAAAGTGGCAGGTCCTTCTAGAGGACAGCAAAACCACTTTAGCTGAGGTCTGGAGCTGCGGAGAAGGGCTGATGGGGTCTTAGAActcaaatgaaaaaacagaaacaaaaaactgaaagatGAATTAtgccactttacagataaggaaaactgaggcccagagaagatgtcacacagctaggaggAGGCAGAGTTAGGACTAGACGAGGTTCCTGCCCTCTGGGACCTTGACTTCAGCCAGAGGAGTTGTGAGTAACGCTCAGGGGAAGACCCCAGCCGAGAACCTTCTGACAGTGGCGCCCACAGAGACCCGCCGTGAGCCCGCTGGACGGCAGTGGTGCAGGCTGGGAGGGCAGACTAGGAAGGACCCCTTCTCAGCCCCCTCTCGGGACACCTCTCCTCCTCCTGGAAGACTCCCCTGAGGCCCAACTGCCCTGTCCCTCCTCGGCAAAGCCCTCCCGCCAATGCCATGAGCTGAGGCCCCTTCCTCCGCCCTGCCCCCCATCTTCACATTCTTCTCCACGGCAGCCTGCCTCCAAATGTAAGCCCTCACCAACGCACGCTGTGTCGCCGACACCCCCGGCCCAGCGCACAGAGGGGCCCGTGTGCCCACAGACAGTGCCCAGCAGATGGAGGGCGTGGGCGCAGCAGTGGCCGGGACGACTCCACGGAAGAAGGGGCGTCTGCAGGCACGCAGGGAGGGCGgccagggaggagaagggagggggtcCAGGCAGCAGCGGGGCCAGAAGCACCAGGAAGGCACCCTCGACGGCAGGACACGGCCACTCTGGACCCAGCATGGGCACAGCTCCTCCTCCTGTCCGCCCAAAGCTGGCCGGACAGCCGGAGCTCTGCCCCGAGTCCTCCAAGCAAGCGGACTTTCGGTAAAGGGCGAGATAggaaatactttaggctttgcgGGCCACGTGGCCTCTGTGTCACCACTCAGCTCCTCTGTCACGGtgtaaaagcagccacagacagtaaggaaacaaaaacacacgGCCGTGTGCCAATAAAACCTGACAGACAAAAAGAGGCAGTGAGCTGGATCTGGCCCGGGGGCCGTAGTTTGCAACCCCTGATCTAGACTAGAGTTTTCAACCCTGGCTTGGTAGCCAAACAACCTGAAGAGCTTGGAAAAATACACACTCCCAGGCTCCATCCCTGGAGACTCTGATCCACTGGGTCTGGAGTCCTGATGCACTGTCTGGGTTGAAATCTGTGGCCCCTGAGGAGGGCTGTCGGGGGACAAAGGTGACCTGAGGATCATCTCGCGTGACCCCGCGCAATGGCTCTGTGGGGGCTGCCAGGGCTCACCTGTGTTCCAGAAACGAAGACCAGCACCTTTGTTCCCGGGGCCTCCCCGGGGCCTCCGAAGGTGGGAAGAATATCTGGCATCCTGGGTTCCAAGACCGGCAGCATCCTGGTCGTAAGTGGAGATGGACGTGGTCACAGGATGTCCATGGACACAGGGCCTACGCCCCATCCTCCCGTTCCCTCCCGATGGCGACAAGGGGCTTCCCAGGTCCCCCAGGGGACAGGGGAGCTCTCCCAGCCCGGCCTGTTCCAGAGATGCCCGCACAACAGCATAAGCCCCAGGAAGAAGCTGCGGGACCCAAGCCCCCAGGGACACAGACTCACTGTCCCCTTGAAGAAGGCAGTCACAGCTGGGCAGCCTCTCCAGGAGTTCAGCCGGGGGCACCAGAGGACTCTCGGCCTCGAAGCTGAGGTCCATCACACCTGGGGAAGAACGGGCAGTGCTGAGCCtcggggaggagggggtggaaggCGACTCCTGTCAGCTACCTGACGGGTGAGGGCAGGTGCGTCGTAGAGAGGCTCACGGTTTCAGTCAGTCTCACTCCGGCCCCCTCACGACACACAACATACTTGTAGGGCAGCCAGCAATGGGGTTGGGGGTATGACAGTAGCAGCGGTAATAATAACGATGAGACAAACATTCGGAAGGGCAGCTCCTATCTGCTggacacctactctgtgccagtcaGCGGGACAGGTGCGGTATAAACAGTATCATATTCCCCAGCCCTAGGAGACAGACACTGAATAACAGATGGGCACACTTCTCTGCTGCTCCTCTCATCAACAGACAGGTCTCCGTTTCCTCCCCTTGAACCTGGGCAGGCTTGTGACCGCTTCACCAAGGGAACACAGCAAGCAAAGAAGAGACTGCAGCTCCTACTTCTGGCCTCCTGAAGCCGTCCCTCTTGATGCCTGAGCTGCCAGGTAAGACATTAGACTATCCCGCTGGAGAGGCCACGAGCAAATGCCCTGAGACTACGTGGGGAGGGGCCCAGTGGAGCCTGGCCTTCCAGCCACCCTGCCAAGCCACCAGGAACATGAGCAAAGCCATCTTGGACCCTCCAGTCCAGAGCAGCTGTCTGCTGAATACACTGAGGGACCCTTTCATGGACTGCATGTCTGCATCcccccaaattcgtatgttgaaacccACAGCCCCAGTAGAGCtgggttttggggtgttttttttaacacattaaaaaaatatatttatttatttatttgtttgtttctggctgtgttgggtcttcattgctgcacttgggctttctctagttgcggcgagcaggggctactctttgttgcggtgcgcgggcttctcattgcggcagctcctcttgttgcggggaacgggctctaggtgcgtgggcttcagtagttgtggcacacaggctcagtggttgtggctcgcgggctctagagtgcaggctcagtagttgtgatgcacgggcttagttgctccgcggcatatgggatcttcccggatcagggctcgaacccgtgtcccctgcaatggcaggcggattcttaacccctgcaccaccagggaagcccttgggagGGGATTAGGTTTAAATGAGGTCTTACGGATGGAGCCCATGATGGGATcaaggt
This window contains:
- the SSUH2 gene encoding protein SSUH2 homolog isoform X1: MDRDLSDGDSVMDLSFEAESPLVPPAELLERLPSCDCLLQGDRCCRSWNPGCQIFFPPSEAPGRPREQRCWSSFLEHRVPVVTEEVAREALLSFVDSKCCYGSAAAGDLVILELKQQVLRRYRLETFSESRISEWTFQPFTNHSVDGPQRGTSPRLWDIKVQVPPMFQEDTRKFQVPHSSLVKECHKCHGHGRYKCSSCHGAGTVRCPSCSRAKRRARPARRCQMCSGSGRQRCSTCSGRGNKTCATCKGEKKLLHFLQLVIVWKNSLFEFVSEHQLACPGDLLAKARGETLFKDENTMVYPIVDFPLREISLASQRGIAEHSAALASRARVLQQRQTIELVPLTEVRYWYQGKTYVYYIYGTDHKVYVVDYPERYCCGCTII
- the SSUH2 gene encoding protein SSUH2 homolog isoform X2 — its product is MDRDLSDGDSVMDLSFEAESPLVPPAELLERLPSCDCLLQGDRCCRSWNPGCQIFFPPSEAPGRPREQRCWSSFLEHRVPVVTEEVAREALLSFVDSKCCYGSAAAGDLVILELKQQVLRRYRLETFSESRISEWTFQPFTNHSVDGPQRGTSPRLWDIKVQVPPMFQEDTRKFQVPHSSLVKECHKCHGHGRYKCSSCHGAGTVRCPSCSRAKRRARPARRCQMCSGSGRQRCSTCSGRGNKTCATCKGEKKLLHFLQLVIVWKNSLFEFVSEHQLACPGDLLAKARGETLFKDENTMRQTIELVPLTEVRYWYQGKTYVYYIYGTDHKVYVVDYPERYCCGCTII
- the SSUH2 gene encoding protein SSUH2 homolog isoform X3 translates to MDRDLSDGDSVMDLSFEAESPLVPPAELLERLPSCDCLLQGDRCCRSWNPGCQIFFPPSEAPGRPREQRCWSSFLEHRVPVVTEEVAREALLSFVDSKCCYGSAAAGDLVILELKQQVLRRYRLETFSESRISEWTFQPFTNHSVDGPQRGTSPRLWDIKVQVPPMFQEDTRKFQVPHSSLVKECHKCHGHGRYKCSSCHGAGTVRCPSCSRAKRRARPARRCQMCSGSGRQRCSTCSGRGNKTCATCKGEKKLLHFLQLVIVWKNSLFEFVSEHQLACPGDLLAKARGETLFKDENTMVYPIVDFPLREISLASQRGIAEHSAALASRARVLQQVS